Genomic segment of Rutidosis leptorrhynchoides isolate AG116_Rl617_1_P2 unplaced genomic scaffold, CSIRO_AGI_Rlap_v1 contig274, whole genome shotgun sequence:
ATATAAaaaataagatataaaaagacAAAACCATACATTTGGTCTCCTATCATTTTACTTTAAAGCATATATCATTCCTGTTGGTTTAAATCGCATACAAGTGCATGTGTCTCCATAAGTAATAAAGTAATAAATAGAATATCGTTTCCACAGAAAATTGCATTAATCTAACTACTTGACTTCAGTATTATccttttgtttacttgttcaaacgaTTAAATTCAAATGGCAATTAAAGTAAATAACATGCAATAAACAAAAGCAAAATAAATCAAGTGATGTCAAAGATGAGAGGATTCCAAGACATTTGACTATACTATAATCATCATCGATGTTTCTTCAAGTTCATATCCAATTTCGTCAAATCGTTTGGATGTTCGATCACCTTCCTTAATGTCTGTCAAGACAACCACCGTGTCAGTCTTAAGTTCTTAACCAATATACTGGTGACACATGTCATCTATATTCGGGAAAACTGTAAATTTGGTCCCTAATATTTAGTTAAAATTCGACATTGTCCCTCATGTTTATGCTCACTTGTCTCTAGTGTTTGTTAGTGTGTTTGGTTCCTCATGTCTCACGATCGTTAGAATAGACGACATGTTAAATTAGACGCATAAGATGGTGATAAGTACGCATTATTGATAAGGTGTAGAGAGTGCAGGTTAATGTAATTTTGCACATTCAATTTTATTCAATACATGGACTTATAAATCCAGAGCAAAACACTCTTTGACCCCCCTTTCCCAAAAACTCCGACCACCGCCACCGCTACCACTCCTCCCTCCGCTGTACATGACCAAACTCTTAAAAAGTAAACATCCACCATTTTACGACTAATCCACCACAAACtctttaaagtaaaataaaaaaccCTATATAAACACGTCTAATTTTATCATCGATTTATTTATACAACCCAAGTGAAAAAAAAACCGACAATTAAGGGATCTTACAAAGTAAAGATATGTACCTCTAATCTAACTGAGACAAAAATTGGCATCCCCTAAAGATAAAAAAGAAATTAGAGACCGAAAGTGAAAGACCCAAAAACTTATAAAAACACAACGATCTACGTCTACTTGTGCCGACACCAAAACAAATTAGATAAGGAGGAATCACGGCAGACGATTAGATGTGGTGGGTTGGTGGTCGTGCATGACATGTTTTGGCGGAAATTATACATGAGATCAGTATTTACAAAGCGTCCATTTCTTTTTCGATATTTGTAGCATGATGAAATGATATGATAAACATTTCCCTGGCAAACTGCTACTAGCAAATGAGCCAATTAACTCTTCCCAAAAGAGTTACAAATTTGTAGAGAGATGAAAGAATATATGAAATTCCACACCCATTTGTTTATTTAAAGAAAAGATTGAGctggcattttacattttacacatTGCTTATATAACAATTCACATTGAGCCCCACCACAAGCTCCACTCAGAACATATTACTCATGGAAGAAGAAAGTTTTAACCCACATATACATATAAGATTTTATCTACCAACTGAAGCTGATGGACTCAAAATGCAGATTCTCAACCAAACCAGATGAACAAATGTTTGCAACATCATGTCTTAATGTTTTTGGACCAGAAACCAGAACTCCAATGCTGGATCCTTCACAGTTTAATATTATTTCTGTATTTTTTAAGAACAAGAATGAGTTAGTTCTTAATAAAAATCGTCAATGAGTAAaaagattttatgagttaatgtGAAAATAACTTACTCTTTAAATTCGGTCTTTCACCGTAGTGAACATTAGTATCTTGCATAAGGGATTGTTGTGGGAGGCTCTCTAGTTCTCTCTCAGGATTATAATTCGGATTAGGAGATGCTTGTGGAGTTGACAAATCCGTGTTTTGAATCTGCTTTGCTGATGACCTGGCATTCTGTTTCTTGTTCCAGAAGATAACTGCACTAGCCGTTATAGCTATGGAAACACATATGAACAACATATTGAGTGTTCCTCGAACAGACAACGAAAACACATCATTGGTGTTGTGATCGATCGGGTAAATATAATGGCTAGTGATGAGACCAATGATGATTAGGAACATTATGAATGACGACGTAATAACTACGCCTAGCCAGAGCCAACTGTTTGGCCTAAAATTGAAGATACAGGGGAATCTGTCTGCTTAGGCTTGAAAAAGATTGCTTTGAGGTGGTTCTCTGTTTTTGTGGATTGTTTTTCTCTGGTCACATAAGCTTCAATCTGTAGTTCTAGGTTTGAGAGGACGTCATATTCCGGTGGAAGGATCAAGTCTAGCATTGTGAGGTCTGAGGTGGTCTTGAAAGCAGAAACTAAGAGTATTTTTGGAGTTTTGCAATTCAAATTGGATTTTGCGAAAATGAGTTCTCTGATGATTGATATGAATGGTGTAATTCCACTTCCACCACTCACCATTACAAGTGTATCATGCCTGTATATAACACCAATAATATCATGATCAGTGGTTTGTATAATTAATTTAAGTAATTAATTGCTTAATACGGAGTGATTGTTAAAATGACTGCAAACCTGAGGAAATTTGTGGAAGCAGGGCCATATGGTCCTTCAACGGATACTTCTAGATGATCAATTGAATTTGGTGATGACAATATTTGATGAAACTTTTTTGACCATTTTCCGTCTCCTTTAATAACGACACTCAACCTCTCGGGCTCCAAATTGTTGTTTGACGTAACGGTGAATGGATGCCATTGTAACTTTGATATTGCAGGCACATTCAAAAACATAATGCTT
This window contains:
- the LOC139882472 gene encoding LOW QUALITY PROTEIN: ferric reduction oxidase 2-like (The sequence of the model RefSeq protein was modified relative to this genomic sequence to represent the inferred CDS: inserted 1 base in 1 codon); the protein is MSATVQKAIWTLAMAIFLGTIIVWIMLPTKTYKQIWSPKIKTKVNNTTYFGTQGYNLLMFSFPMLLIATLGCLYLHLGKKKLNHNNKTASEGREGLLARWKRPMLVKGPLGIVSCIELSFLFMFVALLVWCLSTYLRNSFATMNAKSAAKHELKLWQEKLDDTALRLGLVGNIGLAFLFLPVTRGSSILPLFGLTSESSVKYHIWLGHIVLTLFSAHGLSYIIFWASTNDISKMLEWEKTDISNVAGEISLLAGLILWATTYPGIRRKFFEVFFYGHHLYIIFVVFFVLHVGISYAGIMLPGFYLFLVDRFVRFLQSRQRVRLVSSRVLSCQTFELNFAKNPSLSYNPTSIMFLNVPAISKLQWHPFTVTSNNNLEPERLSVVIKGDGKWSKKFHQILSSPNSIDHLEVSVEGPYGPASTNFLRHDTLVMVSGGSGITPFISIIRELIFAKSNLNCKTPKILLVSAFKTTSDLTMLDLILPPEYDVLSNLELQIEAYVTREKQSTKTENHLKAIFFKPKQTDSPVSSILXPNSWLWLGVVITSSFIMFLIIIGLITSHYIYPIDHNTNDVFSLSVRGTLNMLFICVSIAITASAVIFWNKKQNARSSAKQIQNTDLSTPQASPNPNYNPERELESLPQQSLMQDTNVHYGERPNLKKIILNCEGSSIGVLVSGPKTLRHDVANICSSGLVENLHFESISFSW